In one window of Frigoriglobus tundricola DNA:
- a CDS encoding WD40 repeat domain-containing protein has protein sequence METRRRLVRLTPPDDNAFGTAAAFSPNNLQLVTAVELFQNKPGERAPLLVTGWDATTGQKLGELRATAPGFRQRLDDGATYLAVGDHSGAVLATTDGKLWVADFERSARGATLAELTRPQHRFIHPTFSPDGKTFAVGLPVGAGLEYGVAVYDWPGGKRLHTFTGHNGPVTALAFAPDGQMLASGSADGTVLVWDTAAPAKPK, from the coding sequence GTGGAGACCCGGCGGCGGCTGGTGCGGCTGACGCCGCCGGATGATAACGCCTTCGGCACAGCGGCGGCGTTCAGCCCGAACAACTTACAACTGGTCACCGCGGTGGAGCTCTTCCAAAATAAGCCGGGCGAACGGGCGCCGCTGCTCGTGACCGGGTGGGACGCGACGACCGGGCAGAAGCTGGGCGAACTGCGCGCGACGGCGCCGGGTTTTCGGCAGCGGCTCGATGACGGGGCCACGTATCTCGCGGTGGGCGACCATTCGGGCGCGGTGCTGGCCACCACCGACGGCAAGCTGTGGGTGGCCGATTTCGAGCGCAGCGCCCGGGGCGCGACGCTGGCCGAACTGACGCGCCCGCAGCACCGCTTCATCCACCCGACGTTCAGTCCGGACGGGAAGACCTTTGCCGTCGGCCTGCCGGTCGGCGCGGGCCTGGAGTACGGGGTGGCGGTGTACGACTGGCCGGGCGGGAAGCGGCTCCACACCTTCACCGGCCACAACGGACCGGTCACGGCGCTGGCCTTCGCCCCGGACGGTCAGATGCTCGCCTCCGGCTCGGCCGACGGAACCGTGCTGGTGTGGGACACAGCGGCCCCCGCCAAGCCGAAATGA
- a CDS encoding WD40 repeat domain-containing protein, translating to MTARRFSLALVLLAPALARGAADAPLPAGAKARFGTSRSAIGPSTQLRGAHLLAPDYRTYLTGGGGASGPRLHDTRTGKVTEVPGFEAADPTGERPDGRTVFAVSADGKRAVTERAADALLVFEVATGKTVRVIKVPGADAAAPKVGSAALSADGTVLAFGAGKGPTSGVVVWDLEKDAERARVSVLPSPIVTPVLSADGQRLATRGQFTGPGPGPKGVNPGTTLQLWDVSAGKAEGAPKNSPDRLIATIPDAFSGFGASAAFSPDGKTVATCSQFDGTVRLWDAATGKPGPTLLGRAEVGVAVAFAPDGKTLAALGRTGAIDRWALPDGTPLKPTSLEPADLRTFGDNPVAHGLVFADNERVAAWGWVHTLNVALVWEAPAGGPLTPTGGHLGTITAVRFTPDGKGVVTAGMDRRVLRWDVATGRQTVVAARAPRPGVVHPPGAGHHPGDDVGGRYGSRPGDGRGAVRTVRGRCHPVRRLSPRRRDPLVVAREARFHLVRGVGRGDPAAAGAADAAG from the coding sequence GTGACGGCCCGCCGCTTTTCGCTCGCCCTGGTGCTGCTCGCACCCGCTCTCGCGCGCGGGGCCGCGGACGCCCCGCTGCCGGCCGGCGCCAAGGCCCGGTTCGGCACGAGCCGCAGCGCCATCGGCCCGAGCACCCAGCTCCGCGGCGCGCACCTGCTGGCCCCGGACTACCGAACGTACCTGACAGGCGGCGGCGGGGCCTCCGGCCCGCGCCTCCACGACACGCGCACGGGGAAGGTGACCGAGGTGCCCGGGTTCGAGGCGGCCGATCCGACCGGGGAGCGCCCGGACGGGCGGACCGTGTTCGCCGTTTCGGCCGACGGCAAGCGGGCGGTGACCGAACGGGCCGCCGACGCCCTCCTCGTCTTCGAGGTGGCGACCGGCAAGACCGTGCGGGTCATCAAGGTGCCCGGCGCCGACGCGGCGGCACCGAAGGTGGGCTCGGCCGCGCTGTCGGCCGACGGCACGGTGCTGGCGTTCGGCGCCGGCAAAGGGCCGACGAGCGGTGTCGTCGTCTGGGACCTGGAAAAGGACGCGGAACGGGCGCGGGTGAGCGTCCTGCCGAGCCCGATCGTGACGCCGGTGCTGTCGGCGGACGGCCAGCGGCTCGCGACCCGCGGCCAGTTCACGGGTCCGGGCCCCGGCCCGAAGGGGGTGAACCCCGGAACCACCCTCCAGTTGTGGGACGTCTCGGCCGGGAAGGCGGAAGGCGCGCCGAAGAACTCCCCCGACCGATTGATCGCCACGATCCCGGACGCGTTCTCGGGCTTCGGCGCCTCGGCCGCCTTCTCCCCGGACGGAAAGACGGTCGCCACCTGTTCCCAGTTTGATGGGACCGTGCGGCTCTGGGACGCGGCGACCGGGAAGCCCGGCCCGACGCTGCTCGGCCGGGCGGAAGTGGGGGTTGCCGTGGCGTTCGCGCCGGACGGCAAGACGCTGGCCGCTCTGGGGCGGACCGGGGCGATCGACCGGTGGGCGCTCCCCGACGGCACGCCACTGAAGCCGACCTCACTCGAACCGGCCGACCTGCGGACCTTCGGGGACAACCCGGTGGCGCACGGGTTGGTGTTCGCGGACAACGAGCGGGTGGCCGCCTGGGGGTGGGTGCACACTTTGAACGTGGCGCTGGTGTGGGAGGCGCCGGCCGGGGGGCCGCTCACCCCGACCGGCGGGCACCTGGGCACGATCACCGCCGTGCGGTTCACCCCGGACGGCAAAGGGGTGGTGACGGCCGGCATGGACCGGCGGGTTCTCCGCTGGGACGTGGCCACCGGACGGCAAACGGTTGTGGCCGCCCGCGCCCCGCGCCCGGGCGTGGTACACCCACCTGGCGCCGGACACCACCCGGGGGATGATGTGGGTGGGCGGTACGGTTCACGACCTGGCGACGGGAGAGGAGCTGTTCGCACTGTCCGGGGGCGTTGTCACCCCGTCCGCCGACTTTCGCCGCGCCGCCGGGATCCGCTTGTCGTCGCTCGGGAAGCCCGATTCCACCTGGTGCGAGGTGTGGGACGTGGAGACCCGGCGGCGGCTGGTGCGGCTGACGCCGCCGGATGA